The following are encoded in a window of Bdellovibrio svalbardensis genomic DNA:
- a CDS encoding LysR family transcriptional regulator: protein MFNYNHLYYFYVTAKLGGVSNAASYLHISQPSLSSQLKVLESSLGKKLFKKEGRKLQLTGDGEKAFAYARKMFDIAADFAESLKSPTEQLSQRIRIGVSDQVERPFVADLLSPLVLQKKKGPERIFSVSSSSDENLKKALRSQEIDLLLTNRAIYSEDLQELAAVAMPVKLMVSSQSLQSFKMRLSKNTSASDFISAAPWGLVIPSIRMKLRQETDVYMQEIKMRKRIVFESDIMSVVGRAIVDGAGFGFLPVPYLLEEIKLGQVSAIGPKKGYWEHMLYLIARKESNYDEAIEDVRKAVQAMGKLF from the coding sequence ATGTTCAACTACAACCACTTATATTACTTTTACGTAACGGCAAAGCTAGGTGGCGTTAGCAATGCCGCTTCTTATCTTCACATTAGTCAACCTTCACTCAGTTCACAGCTTAAGGTTTTGGAATCATCACTTGGAAAAAAACTTTTCAAGAAGGAAGGACGAAAACTTCAACTGACTGGTGATGGAGAAAAAGCTTTTGCCTACGCACGCAAGATGTTCGACATAGCTGCCGACTTTGCAGAGTCTTTGAAATCACCCACTGAACAACTCAGTCAACGCATTCGCATCGGAGTCAGCGATCAAGTCGAGCGTCCTTTCGTCGCCGATCTGTTAAGCCCACTTGTCTTGCAAAAGAAAAAAGGGCCTGAACGAATCTTCTCAGTCAGTTCATCTTCAGATGAAAATCTAAAGAAAGCTTTGCGCAGTCAGGAAATTGATCTCCTTCTTACAAATCGAGCCATCTACTCTGAAGACCTGCAGGAACTTGCCGCTGTCGCTATGCCAGTGAAACTCATGGTCTCATCACAAAGTCTGCAAAGTTTTAAAATGCGACTTTCCAAGAATACGTCTGCCTCTGATTTTATATCTGCGGCTCCCTGGGGGTTGGTGATCCCTTCGATTCGAATGAAGCTTCGTCAGGAAACTGATGTTTACATGCAAGAAATCAAGATGCGCAAAAGGATCGTCTTTGAATCAGATATTATGTCAGTCGTAGGCCGTGCGATTGTCGATGGTGCAGGTTTTGGATTTTTACCCGTACCGTATTTGCTGGAGGAAATAAAGTTGGGGCAGGTCTCTGCGATCGGCCCCAAGAAGGGATACTGGGAACATATGCTGTATCTGATCGCCCGCAAAGAATCTAACTATGACGAGGCGATCGAAGATGTCAGAAAGGCCGTACAGGCCATGGGGAAATTATTCTAA
- a CDS encoding HPF/RaiA family ribosome-associated protein, with protein sequence MQTDIYYRDVTRTENLENFLMERLEAACGDFFKYDSDAHLTVRVETERHRTHNRKPSYTCEVILKPTKSRGVIKIRKSDTSFKRAVALTVASLKTVLRRRSSRKGQHHRTDPMLSLIPEWREEEQIYSVVPA encoded by the coding sequence ATGCAAACAGACATCTACTACAGAGACGTCACACGTACCGAAAACTTGGAAAATTTCTTAATGGAAAGACTTGAAGCCGCTTGCGGTGATTTTTTTAAATACGATAGTGACGCTCATCTCACAGTCAGGGTTGAAACGGAAAGACATAGAACTCATAACCGTAAACCCAGCTACACCTGTGAGGTCATTTTGAAACCCACAAAATCTCGTGGAGTTATCAAAATTAGAAAGTCAGATACAAGTTTCAAGCGCGCTGTCGCGTTGACCGTCGCTTCTTTAAAAACAGTTCTTCGTCGCAGATCTTCTCGAAAAGGTCAGCATCACAGAACAGATCCGATGCTGAGTTTGATTCCTGAATGGCGTGAGGAAGAACAAATATACAGTGTAGTGCCAGCATGA
- a CDS encoding BON domain-containing protein, translating to MTNTLLLKNQIDSELARKIRDRLKWDKRVSPADIDIVVSGSSVIVSGYVDTAYKKNAAIEVVSDTEGVWSIEDRIVVPADYFRSDEEIKNILEKQVAEMIKIGGEHIEVDVVDSVVTLRGEVFRPRLKAMAVASAWELSGVRDVLNLIAIKEPPHRVPLFVNNDFEAFFLLEKKDTGHPGDTLEDSNPF from the coding sequence ATGACGAATACTCTACTTCTAAAAAACCAAATCGACAGCGAACTTGCTCGCAAGATTCGTGATCGCCTGAAATGGGACAAGAGAGTAAGTCCGGCTGATATTGATATCGTCGTAAGTGGCAGTTCCGTCATAGTCTCTGGCTATGTCGATACTGCTTACAAGAAAAATGCCGCGATTGAGGTGGTCTCTGATACGGAAGGCGTATGGTCCATCGAGGATCGAATTGTGGTCCCCGCAGATTATTTCCGAAGCGACGAAGAAATCAAAAACATCCTTGAGAAGCAAGTGGCAGAGATGATCAAGATCGGAGGAGAACACATTGAAGTCGACGTCGTCGATTCAGTAGTGACCTTACGAGGTGAAGTCTTCCGCCCTCGCCTCAAAGCGATGGCTGTGGCCTCGGCGTGGGAACTCTCGGGAGTGAGGGACGTTCTTAATCTCATCGCGATTAAGGAGCCGCCTCACCGAGTTCCTCTTTTTGTAAACAATGATTTCGAGGCGTTCTTTCTTCTTGAAAAGAAAGACACAGGTCACCCCGGTGATACCCTCGAAGATAGCAATCCCTTCTAA
- a CDS encoding flavodoxin family protein, protein MADSIKNLLVLNGSPSGDQGNCATLIKYLQKLVGKKAHVEVVHLAKSTYGASFKKKIEKSSGVIFVSGTYWDSWGSPMQKLLEQMTELEATPAIMGKPCAVFILMHSVGGKSVLSRLQGVLSTMGFLIPPMSGMVYSLVSDIALKSKSTHANDFWQKEDAELILENLQKACELNVAWTTWPVDKKDPRRKWLR, encoded by the coding sequence ATGGCGGACTCTATAAAAAATTTACTGGTGTTGAACGGAAGCCCTTCGGGTGATCAAGGGAACTGTGCGACCTTAATTAAGTACCTGCAAAAGCTCGTCGGTAAAAAGGCCCATGTCGAAGTCGTTCATCTTGCAAAGAGCACTTATGGAGCCAGCTTTAAAAAGAAGATTGAGAAATCCTCGGGTGTGATCTTTGTCAGCGGAACTTACTGGGATTCCTGGGGAAGTCCGATGCAAAAGTTGTTGGAACAAATGACAGAGCTGGAGGCAACGCCTGCGATTATGGGTAAACCGTGCGCAGTCTTTATTCTGATGCACTCTGTGGGTGGTAAATCTGTGTTGTCACGATTGCAGGGGGTTCTTTCGACCATGGGCTTTCTGATTCCACCAATGAGCGGGATGGTTTATTCCCTGGTCAGCGATATCGCTTTAAAAAGCAAAAGTACGCATGCGAATGACTTTTGGCAGAAGGAAGACGCTGAGCTGATTCTTGAGAATTTGCAAAAAGCCTGTGAGTTGAATGTCGCTTGGACGACCTGGCCGGTGGATAAAAAAGATCCACGCAGAAAGTGGCTGAGATAG
- a CDS encoding superoxide dismutase, with amino-acid sequence MFKLPQLPYAKTDLAPLFNEEQMTYHYDKHHKAYIDNLNKFMETDASLKGKSLEEITLSSSGGVFNNAAQAWNHTFFWFGMSPAGKGGQPSSDLMAAITRDFGSLDELKAKFVDGGVKTFGSGWIWLCTDASGKLSLVSTSNAAVPFTNNGPTPLLVADVWEHAYYIDYRNLRLKYLETMWSQVNWNFVSENFASKKVRDLTKAMV; translated from the coding sequence ATGTTTAAACTTCCACAACTACCTTACGCAAAAACTGATTTGGCTCCTTTGTTCAACGAAGAACAAATGACTTATCACTACGACAAACATCACAAAGCGTACATCGACAATCTTAACAAGTTCATGGAAACAGATGCTTCTTTGAAGGGTAAATCTCTTGAAGAAATCACTTTGTCTTCATCTGGCGGCGTTTTCAACAATGCAGCTCAAGCTTGGAATCACACTTTCTTCTGGTTCGGTATGAGCCCAGCAGGAAAAGGTGGCCAACCTTCTTCAGACTTGATGGCGGCGATCACTCGCGACTTCGGTTCACTTGATGAATTGAAAGCGAAATTCGTTGATGGCGGCGTGAAAACTTTCGGATCTGGCTGGATCTGGCTTTGCACAGATGCTTCTGGCAAATTGAGCTTGGTTTCAACTTCCAATGCAGCTGTTCCATTCACGAACAACGGTCCAACTCCATTGTTGGTGGCTGACGTTTGGGAACATGCTTACTACATCGATTACAGAAATCTTCGTCTAAAATATCTTGAAACTATGTGGTCACAAGTTAACTGGAACTTCGTTTCAGAAAACTTTGCCTCTAAAAAAGTTCGCGATTTGACGAAAGCAATGGTTTAG
- the speE gene encoding polyamine aminopropyltransferase, with product MKALGRHILVEFSGCNAEVLNDVSIIERSMIEAAQIAGATVINSTFHHFSPWGVSGVVVIQESHLAIHTWPEYRYAAVDLFTCGDSVDPWVSFEHLKKAFQANYSALELNRGSLHVIQKSDFQPKIMREKPSFDLSKGVQIERNVWFTDKDENQALSLRYTGEVLFDETNPFQRVRVLDSYSHGKFLAINNMVMCTERDEYHYHEMITHPVMQTHGNAKNILVIGGGDGGTIRELFKYDVEKVTMVEIDEAVIRASKEHLPTIASEFGNPKLNLVIGDGIQFVKDAKPGTYDVIIVDGSDPVGPAQGLFTAEFYTNCKNALKDGGLVVTQGESPMFHEGTFVELNHCLKGIFGKQSVHTMLFHATTYPSGMWSLQVGVKGSSHPAKDFNKDKARQFSQAKGLKYYNEDLHTAAFALPTFVKTMLGDNA from the coding sequence TTGAAAGCTTTAGGTCGCCATATTTTGGTTGAGTTTAGTGGTTGTAACGCGGAAGTTTTGAACGATGTTTCCATCATCGAAAGAAGTATGATTGAAGCAGCACAGATTGCTGGCGCGACAGTTATTAACTCTACATTCCACCATTTCTCTCCTTGGGGTGTGAGCGGCGTTGTAGTTATTCAAGAAAGCCATTTGGCGATCCATACTTGGCCTGAATACAGATATGCAGCTGTCGATCTTTTCACATGTGGCGATTCAGTAGACCCTTGGGTTTCTTTCGAACATTTGAAAAAGGCTTTCCAAGCAAATTACTCTGCTTTGGAATTGAACCGTGGCTCTTTGCACGTCATTCAAAAATCTGATTTCCAACCTAAAATCATGCGCGAAAAACCATCTTTCGATTTGTCTAAAGGTGTGCAAATCGAGCGCAACGTTTGGTTCACTGACAAAGATGAAAACCAAGCCTTGTCTTTGCGTTACACGGGCGAAGTTTTGTTCGACGAAACAAATCCGTTCCAACGTGTTCGTGTTTTAGATTCTTACTCTCATGGAAAATTCTTGGCGATCAACAACATGGTTATGTGCACTGAGCGCGACGAATACCACTACCATGAAATGATCACTCATCCTGTGATGCAAACTCACGGCAACGCGAAAAATATTCTGGTAATCGGCGGCGGCGACGGCGGAACGATTCGTGAACTTTTCAAATATGACGTTGAAAAAGTGACGATGGTTGAAATTGATGAAGCGGTTATTCGTGCTTCAAAAGAACATCTTCCAACTATTGCATCTGAGTTCGGCAATCCGAAATTGAATCTTGTTATCGGTGACGGCATTCAGTTTGTTAAGGATGCAAAACCAGGCACTTACGATGTCATTATCGTGGATGGTTCTGACCCAGTTGGACCTGCTCAAGGTCTTTTCACTGCTGAGTTCTACACAAACTGCAAAAACGCACTGAAAGACGGCGGCCTGGTTGTCACTCAGGGCGAATCTCCAATGTTCCACGAAGGCACTTTCGTTGAACTAAACCATTGCTTAAAAGGTATCTTCGGCAAGCAGAGCGTTCACACAATGCTTTTCCATGCGACGACTTACCCTTCAGGTATGTGGAGTTTGCAAGTTGGCGTGAAAGGCTCTAGCCACCCGGCAAAAGACTTTAACAAAGACAAAGCGCGCCAATTCTCTCAAGCCAAAGGTCTTAAGTACTACAATGAAGATCTGCACACTGCAGCCTTTGCATTGCCGACCTTCGTTAAGACGATGCTTGGCGATAACGCTTAA
- a CDS encoding polysaccharide deacetylase family protein, with protein MTLAPAKTPVARPAQYVMVGFDGGLNLEQWQKIRDFSNSMRMTKKPLSLTYFVSGVYLLSDDNKHTYAPPKHSSGYSMIGFGEDNVQAISNRVDQMNNSIQEGQEIASHANGHFDAEADKWNLSDWSAELKQFNDLLFGAFFNNKAQPNPDNKYLHGYAFDAKEIVGFRAPYLGVTPDLFPALKAYGYTYDASTTGEATNWPRKDANGLWKFSVPVISVAGTGKKILSMDYNFYVAQSKAQEDLLNREAHRKQMVDSYLNYFNANYYGNRAPVYIGHHFALYNGGAYWDALQDFTKAVCGLPEVKCINYKQYATWVSSLNEETLAAYRAGDFEAMPRPKQLRYEPPRPLDVRLQILKRGEKIEIIASGSDYREELMKLILKINGKVIPLRSLTLPLLRHHFPVGTELEISATLLNKKGSEIQRATHVLKGLGTPQEQFIKIPLEERLLLGDLPEAHEWESSTGLSH; from the coding sequence ATGACACTCGCCCCAGCAAAAACACCTGTCGCTCGACCGGCCCAGTATGTAATGGTTGGCTTCGACGGTGGTTTAAACCTCGAGCAGTGGCAAAAAATTCGCGACTTCTCCAACTCCATGAGAATGACTAAGAAGCCTTTAAGCCTTACCTACTTCGTGAGCGGAGTTTACCTCCTTTCAGACGACAACAAGCATACCTATGCACCCCCGAAGCATTCCAGCGGATATTCAATGATTGGTTTTGGCGAGGATAACGTTCAGGCTATTTCAAACCGCGTGGATCAAATGAACAACTCCATCCAAGAGGGACAAGAGATTGCCTCTCATGCCAATGGACATTTTGATGCGGAAGCGGACAAATGGAATCTAAGCGACTGGTCTGCGGAATTGAAACAATTTAACGATCTTCTATTTGGAGCATTCTTCAACAACAAGGCTCAGCCAAATCCTGATAACAAATATTTACACGGCTACGCCTTTGATGCGAAAGAGATCGTAGGCTTCAGGGCCCCCTACTTGGGAGTAACCCCGGATCTCTTCCCAGCCCTAAAAGCCTATGGATACACTTACGATGCTTCAACAACTGGAGAGGCGACGAACTGGCCCAGGAAAGATGCAAACGGCCTCTGGAAATTCTCAGTCCCGGTAATATCCGTCGCGGGAACTGGCAAAAAGATTTTGAGCATGGACTATAACTTCTATGTCGCCCAGTCAAAAGCTCAAGAAGATCTGCTAAATCGCGAAGCTCATCGCAAACAAATGGTCGATTCTTATCTCAACTATTTTAACGCCAACTACTACGGCAACAGAGCTCCCGTCTACATTGGCCACCATTTCGCCCTCTACAACGGCGGGGCCTATTGGGACGCCCTTCAAGATTTCACCAAAGCAGTCTGCGGCTTGCCCGAAGTAAAATGTATCAACTACAAACAGTATGCAACGTGGGTTTCGTCCTTGAATGAGGAGACCTTAGCCGCTTACAGAGCTGGAGACTTTGAGGCCATGCCCCGCCCTAAACAGCTCAGATATGAGCCGCCCCGCCCTTTAGACGTCCGCCTGCAAATTCTTAAAAGAGGAGAAAAAATCGAAATCATCGCATCAGGCTCTGATTACCGCGAGGAGCTAATGAAACTTATTCTAAAAATAAACGGAAAAGTGATTCCTTTGAGAAGCCTTACTTTGCCTTTATTGCGCCATCACTTCCCTGTTGGAACTGAGCTCGAGATCTCCGCGACCCTGCTCAACAAGAAGGGTTCGGAAATTCAGCGCGCCACACATGTCCTAAAGGGTTTGGGAACTCCTCAGGAACAGTTTATTAAGATTCCTCTCGAGGAACGCCTGCTTTTGGGTGATCTTCCTGAGGCTCACGAGTGGGAATCCTCCACAGGACTAAGTCATTGA
- a CDS encoding class I SAM-dependent methyltransferase translates to MDMIKNRLEKNLKKLKPWAERLKIEAYRLYDRDIPEYPFIVDVYKDHYVIYDKTDYYVDMDKQHLPHVIEAVKHIFKCSDEKIVIKKRERQEGLNQYEKLTAKNETMTIRESQAFLKVNLYDYLDTGLFLDHRPMRQKVFKTAKDKKFLNLFCYTGSVSVFAALGGARTTSIDMSQTYLRWAQDNFELNQIDTSMHSFINENVIEWLRRNQGAPAFDMIFLDPPTFSNSKKMSESFDVERDQDFLVESCMSMLQPDGVLYFSNNKRKFKISANILSKYKVKDITEESIPQDFHDKKIHVCFEIKNK, encoded by the coding sequence ATGGACATGATTAAAAATCGCCTTGAAAAGAATCTCAAAAAGTTAAAACCGTGGGCTGAACGCCTTAAAATCGAGGCCTATCGTCTGTACGACCGAGATATCCCGGAGTATCCATTCATTGTGGATGTCTATAAAGATCACTACGTCATCTATGACAAAACCGACTACTACGTCGATATGGACAAACAGCATCTTCCTCATGTCATTGAGGCGGTTAAGCACATATTCAAATGCTCTGATGAAAAAATTGTGATCAAAAAACGTGAGCGCCAAGAGGGTTTGAATCAATACGAAAAACTCACGGCCAAAAACGAAACGATGACCATTCGAGAGTCTCAGGCTTTTCTCAAGGTAAATCTTTATGACTATCTGGATACCGGTTTGTTCCTGGATCACCGTCCGATGCGCCAGAAAGTCTTCAAAACCGCCAAGGATAAAAAGTTTTTGAACTTGTTCTGCTATACAGGATCCGTCAGCGTTTTCGCCGCCTTGGGCGGCGCGCGCACAACCAGCATTGACATGTCACAAACTTACCTCCGTTGGGCTCAGGATAACTTCGAGCTCAATCAAATTGATACGAGCATGCACAGCTTTATCAACGAGAACGTCATTGAATGGCTGCGCCGCAACCAGGGCGCTCCAGCCTTTGATATGATTTTCTTAGATCCTCCAACTTTCTCAAATTCTAAAAAAATGAGCGAAAGCTTCGACGTGGAGAGAGATCAGGATTTCCTCGTAGAGAGCTGCATGAGCATGCTGCAACCTGATGGAGTTTTGTATTTCTCTAACAACAAGCGCAAATTCAAAATTAGTGCGAATATTCTATCGAAATACAAGGTGAAAGACATCACCGAGGAAAGCATTCCTCAAGACTTTCACGACAAAAAAATTCATGTCTGCTTCGAGATTAAAAACAAGTAA
- a CDS encoding Bd3614 family nucleic acid deaminase has translation MLEEKRAEHIAFLLAEPGSETAFVEHKGVVYFARFPKEAVAPSSAVVKLLQGLFDLHIDHSFFILRQRIYTTALLSEMCRGMIKVVAKRASESILPINHSLELGFAFQEIGDSQDVLAKVTHLNEENRADLKDVRTWLLAQQPQNDFQYLQAAQGLSSRVPRGEILHDYDRNIAAILVDCDGEILSFGLNSNSKNKTLHAEVNLLQRLYKNGGHRIPEGAVLYSTHKPCKMCAGMIHDWSENPQALQVFYAIEETGALSRQTVLDRLALNRRLES, from the coding sequence ATGTTAGAGGAAAAAAGAGCAGAGCATATAGCATTTTTACTCGCCGAGCCTGGCAGCGAGACAGCCTTTGTCGAACATAAAGGGGTGGTTTACTTTGCCCGTTTTCCTAAAGAGGCAGTGGCGCCTTCTTCGGCAGTGGTCAAACTTCTGCAAGGTTTGTTTGATCTGCATATCGATCATAGTTTTTTCATTTTGCGGCAGAGAATCTACACCACAGCACTACTGAGCGAAATGTGCCGAGGCATGATCAAAGTGGTGGCCAAAAGAGCCAGCGAAAGTATTTTGCCAATCAACCATTCCCTGGAGTTGGGGTTTGCCTTTCAAGAGATTGGTGATTCCCAGGATGTCCTGGCAAAGGTAACTCACCTCAATGAGGAAAACAGGGCTGATCTTAAAGACGTTCGGACCTGGCTTCTAGCTCAGCAACCACAAAATGATTTTCAATATTTACAAGCGGCGCAGGGCCTTTCGAGTCGGGTTCCGCGTGGTGAAATCCTGCATGACTATGATCGAAATATTGCGGCGATCTTGGTGGACTGTGATGGAGAAATTCTTAGCTTTGGATTGAACTCAAATTCGAAGAACAAGACATTACATGCGGAAGTAAACTTGTTGCAGCGGCTTTACAAAAACGGCGGGCATCGCATTCCTGAGGGCGCGGTGCTCTATAGCACTCACAAGCCTTGTAAGATGTGTGCGGGGATGATTCATGACTGGAGCGAGAACCCGCAAGCCTTGCAGGTCTTTTACGCCATAGAAGAAACAGGGGCGCTGTCCAGACAGACCGTGCTGGATCGCTTGGCCTTGAATAGACGCCTAGAGAGTTGA
- a CDS encoding PAS domain-containing hybrid sensor histidine kinase/response regulator: MNDSVFEALLNSHALVEFSVKGHILWANQNFLKLMGYEFDEIAGSPHSIFLSDFDWADLTTGRPQTGEFRCTTKSNENIWVHGSYSPVKDENNNIIKILMIVIDITEKKQLAENLERKNRELQFAASKASAATYAKSSFLANMSHEIRTPLNSIIGITDTLAETSLDERQSSFVEILQRANHQLMTIINDILDLTKVESGEIHLNLAPFDLQKVIDDVVSVLGFRAKEKGLQLHVAVDPELDSYFIGDCDRLRQILINLLSNSIKFTHQGSITLKIGKNTTTRPGNLLFRISDSGIGIPRHMYKDIFRAFTQADTATTRRYGGTGLGLSISQKMVEMMNGQIWLESEIGTGSVFSFTATMPETTERTTSIHNPMQGRFQLTDINHRFIDSNMKILVVDDVDDNRNLFGIYLQSSQHDVHYAESGIDALRLVEQTSFDIIFMDVQMPGMDGYEATRLIRELEKAQNRQPAKILACTANAFTEDVAKSMDAGCDMHLSKPIRKDTLLKAINSYLPPAESTL, from the coding sequence ATGAATGATTCAGTTTTTGAAGCATTGTTAAATTCACACGCACTCGTAGAGTTCTCTGTCAAAGGACATATTCTATGGGCCAATCAAAACTTTTTGAAATTGATGGGCTATGAATTTGATGAAATTGCAGGATCTCCTCATTCGATTTTCCTGTCCGATTTTGATTGGGCAGATCTAACCACTGGGCGTCCACAAACAGGGGAATTCAGATGCACGACCAAGAGCAATGAAAACATTTGGGTGCATGGATCTTACAGTCCTGTAAAGGACGAGAACAATAACATCATTAAAATTTTAATGATCGTCATTGATATCACCGAGAAAAAACAACTAGCTGAAAATCTCGAAAGAAAAAATCGCGAGCTGCAGTTTGCCGCCAGCAAAGCAAGCGCTGCCACTTACGCCAAGTCTTCCTTCTTGGCCAACATGAGCCATGAAATTCGCACTCCGCTGAATTCCATTATCGGAATCACAGACACTCTTGCCGAAACCTCACTGGATGAGCGCCAATCCTCTTTTGTTGAGATCTTACAAAGAGCGAACCACCAGCTTATGACTATCATCAATGACATCCTTGATTTGACGAAGGTTGAATCCGGAGAGATTCATTTGAATCTGGCCCCTTTTGATCTGCAGAAGGTGATTGATGATGTGGTCTCTGTTCTGGGTTTTCGAGCCAAGGAAAAAGGCCTGCAATTGCATGTCGCGGTGGATCCGGAGCTTGATTCCTACTTTATCGGCGACTGTGATCGTCTTCGCCAAATTCTGATCAATCTTTTGAGCAACTCCATCAAATTTACTCATCAGGGATCCATCACTCTTAAGATTGGCAAAAACACCACCACACGACCTGGCAATCTGCTTTTCAGAATCTCCGATTCAGGCATCGGAATTCCCCGGCATATGTACAAAGATATCTTCCGGGCCTTTACCCAAGCTGACACAGCCACAACACGTCGTTACGGCGGAACAGGCTTAGGACTTTCTATTTCACAAAAAATGGTTGAGATGATGAATGGACAAATCTGGCTTGAAAGTGAAATCGGCACGGGCAGTGTCTTTTCTTTCACAGCAACAATGCCAGAGACAACGGAGCGCACGACTTCAATCCACAATCCCATGCAGGGTCGCTTCCAACTGACCGATATCAATCATCGCTTCATTGACAGCAATATGAAGATTCTGGTGGTCGACGATGTCGACGACAATCGTAATCTTTTTGGCATTTATCTGCAAAGCTCTCAGCATGACGTGCATTATGCCGAAAGTGGCATCGACGCCCTTCGTTTGGTGGAACAAACTTCCTTCGACATTATTTTTATGGATGTGCAAATGCCAGGGATGGACGGATACGAGGCGACTCGCTTGATTCGCGAGTTGGAAAAGGCGCAAAACCGTCAACCCGCGAAAATTCTGGCCTGCACGGCCAATGCCTTCACGGAGGATGTCGCCAAGAGCATGGACGCCGGATGTGATATGCACCTTTCAAAACCGATTCGCAAGGACACCCTGCTTAAGGCCATCAATTCGTATTTGCCACCCGCAGAATCAACTCTCTAG
- a CDS encoding OsmC family protein, which translates to MITYPLKFSVKASGTAGINANWQTSSHSMDQVLPAAVPPEFAGPGHGFSPEDFYSLAMANCYIATFKVFAERSHLDYKEIQADLTLEVDRDEKGFPWMARAEMQVRLYGPSSKEKAQALLDKTLKGCLVMNSIKTEKNVTFEIID; encoded by the coding sequence ATGATCACATATCCGTTAAAATTCAGTGTGAAGGCCTCTGGGACCGCTGGAATCAATGCCAATTGGCAAACCTCCAGTCATTCCATGGATCAAGTTTTGCCTGCAGCCGTGCCACCTGAGTTCGCCGGTCCGGGACATGGCTTTTCTCCTGAAGATTTCTATTCTTTGGCGATGGCCAACTGCTATATCGCGACCTTTAAAGTCTTCGCTGAAAGATCGCACCTGGATTATAAAGAGATTCAAGCTGATCTCACCTTGGAAGTGGATCGTGATGAAAAGGGATTTCCCTGGATGGCGAGGGCAGAAATGCAGGTCCGCCTTTATGGCCCTTCTTCAAAAGAAAAAGCTCAGGCTTTGCTTGATAAGACTTTGAAAGGCTGTTTGGTGATGAATTCCATCAAGACTGAAAAAAATGTGACCTTTGAGATCATCGACTGA
- a CDS encoding CPXCG motif-containing cysteine-rich protein, translated as MDEKIEFESFENAEVEKYFNCPYCHQKISMLLDISEPGRQFYVEDCEVCCKPIQISYSSDQGKLVDFFAQTI; from the coding sequence ATGGATGAAAAAATAGAATTCGAAAGCTTTGAAAACGCAGAAGTTGAAAAGTATTTCAATTGCCCGTACTGCCATCAGAAGATTTCAATGCTTCTGGATATCTCCGAACCTGGTCGGCAATTCTATGTCGAAGACTGTGAAGTCTGCTGCAAGCCTATTCAAATCAGTTACTCTTCAGATCAAGGCAAGCTCGTCGATTTCTTTGCGCAGACTATTTAG
- a CDS encoding fibronectin type III domain-containing protein, producing the protein MKILVSVFAIALTFALTSKSLAAEEAHGEGHGGHEQLAEKMNSLFPPKQANLEDQKVPAKPELSSPAYFTAVKGDAVKLEWKAAEGAQEYHVQVATDANFKWLVAEDQFHKETSFEVTKLEAGKHYFWRVASVRPNNWKTFRKSYFATSMFETPTAK; encoded by the coding sequence ATGAAGATCTTGGTATCTGTATTCGCTATTGCTCTTACTTTCGCTCTAACAAGCAAATCACTCGCAGCTGAAGAAGCTCACGGTGAAGGCCACGGCGGTCACGAGCAGTTGGCTGAAAAAATGAATTCTTTGTTCCCGCCAAAACAAGCCAATCTTGAAGATCAAAAAGTTCCGGCAAAACCTGAGCTTTCAAGCCCTGCTTACTTCACTGCAGTTAAAGGTGACGCTGTAAAGCTTGAGTGGAAAGCTGCTGAAGGCGCGCAAGAGTACCATGTTCAAGTGGCTACTGATGCGAACTTCAAATGGTTGGTTGCTGAAGATCAATTCCACAAAGAAACTTCTTTCGAAGTGACTAAGCTTGAAGCTGGTAAACACTACTTCTGGCGCGTGGCTTCTGTAAGACCTAATAACTGGAAAACTTTCCGTAAGTCTTACTTTGCGACTTCTATGTTCGAAACTCCGACTGCAAAATAG